In a single window of the Leptospira sanjuanensis genome:
- a CDS encoding c-type cytochrome gives MKQITPNSKTHRLSLRSSDSILLSIIPFFLTMIATVPIVTCQSSQARTEEFSNNKVTDQEADLLWEQRCAACHGLDGTPNESVLPKPRKLSGFGLKMGFFFGGNKMREGIVKTIRDGKNQTMPSFKNELSEDQIRALVKRIERF, from the coding sequence GTGAAACAAATTACACCGAACTCTAAAACGCACCGACTTTCGCTTCGTTCTTCCGATTCGATATTGTTATCAATAATTCCATTCTTTCTAACTATGATCGCAACGGTTCCGATCGTCACGTGCCAAAGTTCGCAAGCGCGAACGGAAGAATTCTCCAATAACAAAGTAACGGATCAGGAAGCGGATCTTTTATGGGAACAAAGATGCGCCGCGTGTCACGGCCTGGACGGAACTCCGAACGAATCGGTCCTGCCGAAACCGCGTAAACTAAGCGGCTTTGGATTAAAGATGGGTTTCTTTTTCGGAGGAAATAAGATGAGAGAAGGGATCGTTAAAACAATTCGCGATGGAAAGAATCAAACCATGCCTTCCTTCAAAAACGAATTGTCCGAAGATCAGATTCGGGCTTTGGTAAAACGCATCGAGCGATTTTAA
- a CDS encoding lysophospholipid acyltransferase family protein, translating to MSTRLLQRKDLCKPLEYDQEIPISYQTALDKKRSVLDLIFRETDLAFHYGYFKEIFRSRRLALDGLYDNASWCESSARILDLIESCGGKIDVEGIEKILSVQGPVVIAGNHMSTLETFILPTFVTRYKPITFVVKESLTRGNLFGPIMRSRNPISVGRTNPREDLVAVLEEGTKLLQQGMSIIVFPQSTRTTDFNPAEFNSIAVKLAARAKVPLIPVALRTDFWENGRVIKELGRIFRDRKINIKFGDPLLPTDDSRKNQETLLRFVVTHIKQWGTIVHES from the coding sequence ATGAGTACGAGACTGCTGCAAAGAAAGGATCTCTGCAAACCCTTAGAATACGATCAAGAAATTCCGATTTCTTATCAAACCGCACTCGATAAAAAACGATCCGTATTGGATTTAATTTTCCGCGAAACGGATCTCGCCTTTCATTATGGATACTTTAAAGAGATTTTTAGAAGCAGACGTTTGGCTTTGGACGGATTGTATGATAACGCCAGTTGGTGCGAATCTTCGGCAAGAATTTTAGATCTGATCGAAAGTTGCGGCGGAAAAATCGACGTGGAAGGAATCGAAAAAATTCTCAGCGTGCAAGGTCCGGTTGTGATCGCCGGAAATCACATGAGCACTTTGGAAACGTTCATACTTCCGACCTTTGTTACGAGATACAAACCCATCACGTTCGTCGTAAAAGAAAGTCTGACTCGCGGCAATCTTTTCGGTCCGATCATGCGCTCGCGCAATCCGATTTCGGTGGGAAGAACCAATCCGCGGGAAGACTTAGTCGCGGTCTTGGAAGAAGGAACCAAACTTTTACAACAAGGAATGTCGATTATCGTATTTCCGCAAAGCACCCGAACCACGGATTTTAATCCGGCTGAATTCAATTCAATCGCCGTCAAACTCGCCGCGCGGGCAAAGGTTCCGTTGATCCCGGTCGCGCTGCGTACCGACTTTTGGGAAAACGGAAGAGTCATCAAAGAACTAGGAAGAATTTTCAGGGACCGCAAAATCAACATTAAGTTCGGTGATCCTCTTTTACCCACGGATGATTCAAGAAAGAATCAGGAAACCCTACTCCGATTCGTTGTGACTCATATCAAACAATGGGGAACGATCGTCCATGAGTCGTGA